The following are encoded together in the Flavobacterium haoranii genome:
- a CDS encoding acyl-CoA thioesterase, with product MQPKFPSDSLTVLTDLVLPGETNPLNNLFGGELLARMDRAASITARRHSRRVCVTASVNHVAFNRAIPLGSVVTVESKVSRTFNSSMEIYIDVWIEDRESGIKNKANEGIYTFVAVDETGRPVAVPPIEPQTDLEKERFAAALRRKQLSLVLAGKMKASEATELKALFA from the coding sequence ATGCAACCAAAATTTCCTTCCGACTCTTTAACTGTTTTAACCGACTTAGTATTACCAGGAGAAACAAATCCATTGAACAACCTTTTTGGTGGTGAATTATTAGCACGTATGGACAGAGCTGCAAGTATTACGGCTCGTAGACATTCACGCAGAGTTTGTGTTACAGCATCTGTAAATCACGTGGCTTTTAATAGAGCCATTCCACTAGGAAGCGTAGTTACTGTAGAATCTAAAGTTTCTAGAACTTTCAATTCTTCAATGGAAATTTATATCGATGTTTGGATTGAAGATCGCGAATCAGGAATCAAAAATAAAGCAAACGAAGGTATTTATACTTTTGTAGCGGTAGATGAAACAGGAAGACCTGTTGCAGTTCCACCAATTGAACCACAAACCGATTTAGAAAAAGAACGTTTTGCGGCAGCTTTAAGAAGAAAACAACTAAGTTTAGTTTTAGCTGGCAAAATGAAAGCTAGTGAAGCTACAGAATTAAAAGCTTTGTTTGCGTAA
- a CDS encoding response regulator transcription factor, with protein MSKKRILYVEDDETLAFLTADNLEQHFDVTHVSNGKEAFELFCKENFDLCVLDIMLPDMDGFEIAQEIRNRNEEIPIIFISAKTMKEDRIKGLRLGADDYLVKPYSIEELILKIEIFLNRSQKKVEKSNKNHTIGTFTFEPTNYSLKNETQQITLTEREATLLNLFVENKNTVLKREKILTELWGNDDYFSGRSLDVFISRLRKIFKDETHVRIENIPRVGFKLVIE; from the coding sequence ATGTCTAAAAAAAGAATTCTTTACGTAGAAGACGACGAAACATTAGCTTTTTTAACCGCCGATAATTTAGAACAACATTTTGATGTTACACATGTAAGCAATGGAAAAGAAGCCTTTGAATTGTTTTGTAAAGAAAATTTCGATTTATGTGTATTAGACATAATGTTACCCGATATGGATGGCTTTGAGATTGCACAAGAAATAAGAAATAGAAACGAAGAAATTCCTATTATTTTTATTTCTGCAAAAACCATGAAAGAAGATCGCATAAAAGGTTTACGTTTAGGTGCCGATGATTATTTGGTAAAACCTTACTCTATTGAAGAACTCATTTTAAAAATCGAAATATTTTTAAATCGTAGTCAGAAAAAAGTTGAAAAATCGAACAAAAATCATACTATTGGAACGTTTACTTTTGAACCAACCAACTATTCTTTAAAAAACGAAACCCAACAAATAACCTTAACCGAACGCGAAGCGACTTTACTGAATTTATTTGTAGAAAATAAAAATACGGTTTTAAAAAGAGAGAAAATACTAACCGAACTATGGGGAAACGATGATTATTTCTCTGGCAGAAGTTTAGATGTTTTTATCTCGCGTTTGCGCAAAATTTTTAAAGATGAAACCCACGTTCGAATTGAAAATATTCCGCGCGTAGGTTTCAAATTAGTAATTGAATAA
- a CDS encoding DUF1573 domain-containing protein, which produces MKALKLSLVAVFVSALSFAQSVEKKPTLDTKKAAIETAQAQTKQSDLKWADDTHDFGEIEKGKPVSYEFTFTNTTKQTVLLTNVKPSCGCTATNYTKTPVKPGEKGTVMATYNAAAPGNFHKTVTVTTNEEGAAPKVLIIKGKVKNQEEEKSILLK; this is translated from the coding sequence ATGAAAGCATTAAAATTATCATTAGTAGCAGTTTTTGTTTCTGCGTTATCTTTCGCTCAAAGTGTAGAGAAGAAGCCTACATTAGACACAAAAAAAGCAGCTATAGAAACTGCACAAGCTCAAACTAAACAATCTGATTTAAAATGGGCTGATGATACACATGATTTTGGTGAAATTGAAAAAGGTAAACCAGTTTCTTATGAGTTTACATTTACAAACACTACAAAACAAACTGTATTATTAACAAATGTAAAACCTTCTTGTGGTTGTACAGCAACTAACTACACTAAAACTCCTGTAAAACCAGGTGAAAAAGGAACAGTTATGGCAACTTACAACGCTGCTGCTCCAGGAAACTTCCACAAAACAGTAACAGTTACTACTAACGAAGAAGGTGCTGCTCCAAAAGTGTTAATCATTAAAGGTAAAGTTAAAAACCAAGAAGAAGAAAAATCTATTTTGTTAAAATAA
- a CDS encoding c-type cytochrome — protein MKKLVFSLAILVLVSCGGKKEEEPFGKSKEVESVSVTEESVKDVNPLVEEGQKLFEGKGTCSACHQPENKVIGPSLKEISKIYTEKNGNIITFLKGEAEPIVDPSQFEVMKANFAITKNMTDEELASLEAYIKSF, from the coding sequence ATGAAAAAATTAGTTTTTAGTTTGGCGATTTTAGTTTTAGTAAGTTGCGGAGGCAAAAAAGAAGAAGAGCCATTTGGAAAATCAAAAGAAGTAGAATCAGTTTCGGTAACAGAGGAATCGGTTAAAGACGTAAATCCATTAGTAGAAGAAGGACAAAAATTATTTGAAGGAAAAGGAACTTGTTCGGCATGTCATCAACCTGAAAATAAAGTAATTGGGCCTAGCTTAAAAGAAATTTCAAAAATATATACCGAAAAAAACGGCAATATTATTACCTTTTTAAAAGGAGAAGCAGAACCAATTGTAGATCCTTCTCAGTTTGAAGTAATGAAAGCTAATTTTGCTATTACTAAAAATATGACCGATGAAGAATTAGCTTCTTTAGAAGCTTATATTAAAAGTTTTTAA
- a CDS encoding sensor histidine kinase — MKLKRINVLVVIGLLAIVGVIIMQLFLLNQAYSFEKKDVEDKIHFALQDVVEKIYADNHSTLPITNQIKKVSDNYYIVNVDDVFENNILEHYLKTEFEKVKLEQDFEYAIYNCGTDDMIYGNYIAADGKPEKKCEDCFTKNEELIYYFAIRFPNLKQSYFSSLKQYWAFTVVLFFVLIIYVYSVFLLLKQKRYTELQHDFINNMTHEFKTPLSSILIASNYANTQKEISENKKLSKYIQIIIDQSNKLNQHIEQILSVAKTDSHQIQLKKSPVEVVKTIDLIIENCKLKHNTEFDVHNSIQENVTITADSFHFYNLLFNLFENAIKYGNNNIVIKVSLIENVKYFSLIITDNGPGIPEKDLPFIFDKFYRVSRKDNEEIEGFGIGLAYVKKICELHHWKIKVKNGTIGLETEIKIPKKDLHYV, encoded by the coding sequence ATGAAATTGAAAAGAATTAATGTTTTAGTAGTTATTGGTTTACTAGCAATTGTTGGGGTAATTATCATGCAATTGTTTTTACTAAATCAGGCTTATAGTTTTGAAAAGAAAGATGTAGAAGATAAAATTCATTTTGCTTTACAAGATGTTGTTGAAAAAATATATGCCGATAATCATTCTACTTTACCAATTACTAATCAAATAAAAAAAGTTTCAGACAACTATTATATAGTAAATGTAGACGATGTTTTTGAAAACAACATTTTAGAACATTACTTAAAAACTGAATTTGAAAAAGTAAAACTCGAACAAGATTTCGAATATGCTATTTATAATTGTGGAACAGACGATATGATTTATGGAAATTATATTGCCGCTGATGGTAAACCCGAAAAAAAATGCGAAGACTGTTTTACAAAAAATGAAGAATTAATTTATTACTTCGCCATTCGTTTTCCTAATTTAAAACAAAGTTACTTTAGTAGCTTAAAACAATATTGGGCATTTACAGTTGTGTTATTCTTTGTTTTAATCATTTATGTTTATTCGGTTTTTTTATTACTGAAGCAAAAAAGATATACCGAATTACAACACGATTTCATAAATAATATGACGCATGAGTTTAAAACACCATTATCCTCAATTCTAATTGCTTCAAATTATGCAAATACTCAGAAAGAAATTTCTGAAAATAAAAAACTAAGTAAATACATCCAAATTATTATCGATCAAAGTAATAAACTCAACCAACATATAGAACAAATTCTTTCGGTTGCCAAAACAGATAGTCACCAAATTCAATTAAAAAAATCGCCCGTAGAAGTTGTTAAAACTATCGATTTAATTATTGAAAATTGCAAACTAAAACATAATACTGAGTTTGATGTTCACAATTCAATTCAAGAAAATGTAACAATTACCGCCGATTCTTTTCATTTCTATAATCTTTTATTTAATTTATTTGAAAACGCCATTAAATATGGAAATAACAATATAGTAATAAAAGTTTCTTTGATAGAGAATGTAAAATATTTTTCACTTATTATTACCGATAATGGTCCTGGAATTCCAGAAAAAGATTTGCCTTTTATTTTCGATAAATTTTATCGCGTAAGTAGAAAAGACAATGAAGAAATAGAAGGATTTGGTATTGGGCTAGCCTATGTTAAAAAAATATGCGAACTTCACCATTGGAAAATAAAAGTAAAAAACGGAACTATAGGTTTAGAAACTGAAATTAAAATTCCTAAAAAAGATTTACACTATGTCTAA
- a CDS encoding HU domain-containing protein — MMLEKYISDLLYRYQCVTVPGFGAFITENVSAQINGSAATFLPPRKVITFNANIKNNDGLLANHVASNENVSFEVALNKIQVEVTNWIAELNQRNTITLKNIGAIATIGDEKTWVFEPSNTTNFLVSSFGLNQLVSPEIKREVIVFEPKLTEVVIENEPISIAPIPEIKRDYSYLKYAASFALFVTVGLFSYKFYNDDQVAKQTLLVQKNVQNKVHEQIQQATFFIETPNVAVELPITEEKLPYHLIAGAFRSDENADKAVNLLVAQGYKSEKLPINKYGLIPVTYGSFKSLEEAQVEKQKIRQETNTDAWLLIE, encoded by the coding sequence ATGATGTTAGAAAAATACATATCCGATTTACTATATCGCTATCAGTGTGTTACAGTTCCTGGCTTTGGTGCTTTTATTACCGAAAATGTTTCGGCACAAATAAATGGAAGCGCTGCTACATTTTTACCACCAAGAAAAGTAATTACTTTTAATGCAAACATTAAAAACAACGATGGTTTGTTAGCAAATCATGTAGCTTCTAATGAAAATGTAAGCTTCGAGGTGGCTTTAAACAAAATTCAAGTTGAAGTTACAAATTGGATTGCCGAATTAAATCAGCGTAACACCATTACATTAAAAAATATTGGTGCTATTGCTACAATTGGAGATGAAAAAACTTGGGTTTTTGAACCTTCAAATACGACTAATTTCTTAGTGAGTTCTTTTGGTTTAAACCAATTAGTTTCACCTGAAATTAAGCGTGAAGTAATTGTTTTTGAACCTAAGTTAACTGAAGTTGTAATAGAAAACGAACCTATTTCAATTGCTCCCATTCCTGAAATTAAAAGAGATTATTCTTATTTAAAATACGCTGCTTCTTTTGCATTGTTTGTTACTGTTGGTTTATTTAGCTATAAGTTCTACAACGATGACCAAGTAGCGAAACAAACTTTATTAGTTCAAAAAAATGTACAAAATAAAGTACACGAGCAAATTCAACAAGCTACATTTTTTATTGAAACTCCAAATGTTGCTGTGGAATTACCAATTACTGAAGAAAAGTTGCCTTATCATTTAATTGCTGGTGCTTTTAGAAGTGATGAAAATGCTGATAAAGCAGTAAACTTACTAGTTGCTCAAGGTTATAAATCGGAAAAATTACCAATTAATAAATATGGTTTAATTCCTGTAACCTATGGAAGTTTCAAATCGCTAGAAGAAGCTCAAGTAGAAAAACAAAAGATAAGACAAGAAACCAACACTGATGCTTGGTTATTGATAGAATAA